The following coding sequences lie in one Porphyromonas asaccharolytica DSM 20707 genomic window:
- the murG gene encoding undecaprenyldiphospho-muramoylpentapeptide beta-N-acetylglucosaminyltransferase — protein MQEPNKPRVIISGGGTGGHINPALAIADEVRRRYPESQILFVGALGRMEMERVPAAGYEIMGLPVMGMDRKRLWRNFKVLRSLIKSRLMVRKTLTEFHPDLAVGVGGYASAPTLKEAQRSGIPTLLQEQNSYAGVTNKLLAREAKCICVAYPGMERFFPSDRIILTGNPVRHAIEYNHTTREEACAYFALPSSLSRTILVMGGSLGARTINESVVAALPEWSKLGYQLIWQTGRSYEHEAQELIKEYDISKRAYVSAYVERMDLAYSLADVAVSRAGALSVSELCLSELPAILIPSPNVAEDHQTKNARALSTRGAAILLPDSEAVGQMGLTITELLKDETRRDEMKAALRDLATPQAVERIVDQMELLW, from the coding sequence ATGCAAGAGCCAAACAAACCTAGAGTGATCATCAGTGGAGGCGGTACGGGTGGACACATCAACCCCGCCCTAGCTATTGCCGACGAGGTGCGTCGACGCTATCCCGAGAGTCAGATACTCTTCGTGGGAGCCTTGGGACGCATGGAGATGGAGCGTGTCCCCGCTGCTGGTTATGAGATCATGGGGCTGCCTGTCATGGGGATGGATCGTAAGCGTCTCTGGCGCAACTTTAAGGTGCTGCGCTCTCTCATCAAGAGCCGCCTGATGGTTCGCAAGACTTTGACAGAGTTTCACCCCGATCTAGCGGTCGGTGTGGGAGGCTATGCGAGTGCCCCTACGCTCAAGGAGGCACAGCGTAGCGGCATCCCTACCCTCCTACAAGAGCAAAACAGCTATGCCGGTGTGACCAATAAGCTCCTAGCTCGTGAGGCGAAGTGTATCTGCGTCGCTTACCCAGGTATGGAGCGCTTCTTCCCGAGTGATCGGATCATCTTAACGGGCAATCCGGTACGTCACGCTATCGAGTATAACCATACGACTCGTGAGGAGGCTTGTGCGTACTTTGCACTCCCCTCTTCACTCTCGCGTACGATCCTAGTCATGGGCGGTAGTCTCGGGGCTAGGACGATCAATGAGTCGGTCGTGGCTGCGCTACCTGAGTGGAGCAAGCTGGGCTATCAGTTGATCTGGCAGACGGGACGGAGCTATGAGCATGAAGCACAGGAGCTGATCAAGGAGTATGATATTAGCAAGCGAGCTTATGTATCTGCCTACGTAGAGCGTATGGATCTAGCTTACAGCCTCGCCGATGTGGCTGTGTCTCGTGCGGGCGCGCTGAGTGTCTCGGAGCTTTGTCTCTCGGAGCTTCCTGCTATACTGATCCCCTCGCCCAATGTGGCTGAGGATCATCAGACGAAAAACGCTCGTGCACTCTCTACTCGTGGTGCTGCGATCCTTCTCCCCGACAGCGAAGCGGTAGGTCAGATGGGGCTCACCATCACCGAGCTACTCAAAGACGAGACGCGAAGGGATGAGATGAAGGCTGCGCTCCGTGATCTCGCTACACCGCAAGCGGTGGAGCGCATTGTGGATCAGATGGAGCTGCTGTGGTAG
- a CDS encoding transposase — protein sequence MKEEKSTRGRKGYPLDFKWRVIDDLLATGDSIATTSQRYGITTRTIRNWLRTFGVELPNQSSSSTMSKTNKNKDVDPEYAELKRENARLKAALFQAESKALVNKTLLEVVLNRYHIDLKKRPICSRETA from the coding sequence ATGAAAGAAGAAAAAAGTACCCGAGGACGAAAGGGATATCCCCTAGATTTCAAGTGGAGAGTCATTGACGACCTCCTAGCCACAGGTGACAGTATTGCCACCACCAGCCAGCGCTACGGCATTACCACACGCACCATTCGAAATTGGTTGCGTACCTTTGGTGTAGAGTTACCCAACCAAAGCAGCAGTAGCACTATGAGCAAGACAAACAAAAACAAAGACGTAGATCCAGAGTACGCAGAACTCAAGCGTGAAAACGCTCGTCTCAAAGCAGCCCTCTTCCAGGCTGAGAGCAAGGCATTAGTCAACAAGACACTACTCGAAGTGGTCTTGAATCGCTACCACATTGATCTAAAAAAAAGACCGATTTGCAGCCGTGAGACAGCTTGA
- a CDS encoding IS3 family transposase — protein MRQLESAKVRDQKLSITYLCQLLEVSRKGYYKHTFTEQDEDVKVASVLHYCQYVRGQLPKAGVDTLQQCANEYFKGTFQVGRDWLYKVLGANNMLLRSRKRKRPPQTTNGVVNHGFQDHLNTIPKYIATDHCRLTVSDITYVKCLGGFAYLSLTMDAYSRIITGFDLQPTLSTEGPYNALRQTVDFYQKHGFDLKGLIFHSDRGCQYVSKQMTDYEASLGIVTSVTQTGNPLHNAMAERLNGIIKNDWLYNFEDKPIDEVREILSQTIALYNTARPHRAINKKTPMQMLIPDYPNPLTSQPSKNQIAKNNSPKALSLKSPSSCRLTPHKDLSLCTSAVKTTPSRVPQQEQN, from the coding sequence GTGAGACAGCTTGAGTCCGCCAAAGTGAGAGATCAAAAGCTCTCCATAACCTACCTTTGTCAGCTGTTGGAAGTCAGCCGCAAAGGCTACTACAAGCACACCTTCACCGAGCAAGACGAAGATGTCAAAGTAGCCTCCGTCCTACACTATTGCCAGTATGTGCGCGGTCAGCTCCCCAAAGCAGGCGTAGACACCCTCCAGCAGTGTGCCAACGAATACTTCAAAGGGACCTTTCAAGTAGGTCGAGACTGGCTGTACAAAGTGTTAGGAGCCAACAACATGCTGCTGAGAAGTCGCAAGCGCAAGCGTCCACCCCAGACGACCAATGGAGTGGTTAATCACGGCTTCCAAGACCACCTGAACACCATCCCTAAGTACATCGCTACCGACCATTGCCGGCTCACCGTCTCAGACATAACCTACGTCAAATGTTTAGGGGGCTTCGCATATCTATCCCTGACGATGGACGCTTATAGCCGCATCATCACCGGCTTTGACCTGCAGCCCACGCTCTCCACAGAGGGTCCCTACAACGCACTAAGACAGACCGTTGACTTCTATCAGAAGCATGGCTTTGACCTCAAAGGGCTTATCTTCCATAGCGACCGAGGCTGTCAATATGTCTCCAAGCAGATGACCGACTACGAGGCCAGCCTAGGCATCGTAACCAGTGTCACCCAGACCGGTAACCCCCTTCACAACGCTATGGCTGAGCGACTTAACGGGATCATCAAGAACGACTGGCTTTACAACTTCGAGGATAAGCCCATAGATGAAGTTCGAGAGATCCTCTCTCAAACGATTGCTCTCTATAACACAGCGCGACCTCATCGAGCCATCAACAAGAAGACTCCGATGCAGATGCTCATACCAGATTACCCCAACCCTCTAACATCACAACCCTCTAAGAACCAGATAGCTAAGAACAATTCTCCCAAAGCTCTGAGCCTCAAATCTCCGAGCTCATGCCGCTTAACTCCACACAAAGACCTATCTTTGTGTACCTCCGCAGTAAAAACGACCCCAAGTCGTGTACCCCAGCAGGAGCAAAACTAA
- a CDS encoding helix-turn-helix domain-containing protein translates to MLIESEGIIERVRYMMDSMELNATAFATEAGITPSVISHMLNGRNRPTIETLNNIIAAYPSWSYEWLLFGKGTPKRETQSTSLPIESSLFGSYETSASSSQTAQSTPSPEPTLQSGQMSIPFTPEEVEQIRQMLLQQHTAAREVSEIRIFYSDGSYEIFVPQSNR, encoded by the coding sequence ATGCTAATAGAATCTGAGGGAATTATAGAGCGTGTCCGCTATATGATGGACTCTATGGAGCTAAACGCTACAGCTTTTGCTACAGAGGCGGGGATTACGCCGTCTGTTATTAGTCATATGCTCAACGGGCGCAATCGACCCACCATAGAGACACTCAATAACATCATAGCCGCTTACCCATCGTGGAGCTATGAGTGGTTGCTCTTTGGCAAGGGGACACCTAAGCGTGAGACGCAGAGCACCTCGCTACCCATAGAGAGCAGTCTCTTCGGGAGTTATGAGACCAGTGCATCATCTTCACAGACGGCACAGAGTACCCCCTCTCCCGAGCCAACTTTACAAAGTGGACAGATGTCCATACCATTTACTCCAGAGGAGGTAGAGCAGATACGTCAGATGCTCCTTCAGCAGCATACTGCAGCTCGTGAGGTGAGTGAGATACGTATCTTCTACAGCGATGGGAGCTATGAGATATTCGTTCCTCAGAGCAATCGGTAA
- a CDS encoding dihydroorotate dehydrogenase electron transfer subunit — protein MDRTKSSQPVSVDAIVINNEQVAPRYHLLYLRLEITSSSSVSWLKGVEPGQFVQIDCRPAGILLRRPISIYKWSSEELCLTLLVQRVGRGSSYMCDLKTGDKINIIGPLGTPFATDPAIAGKRPLLIAGGVGMAPIIMLAHHLQQLLGVHPHLIIGARTSSLLILRDEIEQIGCSYSYTTDDGSYGTRGAVLAAPELEQGDYSMIYTCGPRPMMRAIHGWAKKHNVPGQASLENLMACGVGACLCCVENIANQGNTCVCTDGPVFNFDQLLW, from the coding sequence ATGGATCGGACCAAATCATCACAGCCTGTTAGCGTTGATGCTATTGTCATCAATAATGAGCAGGTAGCTCCACGCTATCACCTACTTTACTTAAGACTAGAGATCACCTCTAGCTCTAGTGTGTCGTGGCTAAAAGGGGTGGAACCTGGACAGTTCGTACAAATAGACTGTCGTCCAGCAGGAATACTCTTGAGGCGCCCCATATCTATATATAAGTGGTCTAGCGAAGAGCTCTGTCTGACTCTCCTAGTGCAGCGAGTGGGACGTGGGAGTAGCTATATGTGCGATCTAAAAACGGGTGATAAGATCAATATAATCGGACCTTTAGGCACGCCCTTTGCAACAGATCCTGCCATTGCTGGAAAGCGTCCGCTCCTAATCGCTGGAGGGGTCGGTATGGCTCCCATTATTATGCTAGCTCACCATTTGCAGCAGCTGTTAGGAGTGCACCCCCACTTGATCATAGGAGCTCGCACCTCTTCTTTACTGATACTTCGCGATGAAATTGAGCAGATCGGTTGCTCCTATAGTTATACGACTGACGATGGGTCTTATGGTACTCGAGGAGCCGTCTTGGCTGCTCCTGAGCTAGAGCAAGGTGACTACTCGATGATCTATACTTGCGGCCCTCGTCCTATGATGCGAGCTATCCATGGCTGGGCAAAGAAGCATAACGTGCCTGGTCAAGCTTCGCTCGAAAATCTGATGGCTTGTGGTGTGGGTGCATGCCTTTGCTGTGTAGAGAATATTGCAAACCAGGGCAATACGTGCGTCTGTACGGATGGTCCTGTATTTAACTTTGATCAACTATTATGGTAA
- a CDS encoding dihydroorotate dehydrogenase has protein sequence MVSTSVNIGGGITLKNPILTASGTFGYGLEFAPFQDLNELGGFIVKGTTLHPRQGNPYPRMAETTAGMLNCVGLQNKGVDYLIEHILPEISHYDTEILVNVSGSTIEDYVACAERLNDHPKVRAIELNISCPNVKEGGMSFGVNCESAYEVISAVRKAYKGHLMVKLSPNVTDITAIACAAEEAGADSLSLINTLLGMAIDVKTRKPKLSTITGGLSGPAVKPIAVRMVWQVAQAVSIPVIGLGGIATIEDVIEFLLAGATAVQVGTYNFVEPDIASKLVLQLSNYLEENHISDVQELIGALSI, from the coding sequence ATGGTAAGCACATCTGTCAATATAGGAGGGGGAATTACGCTTAAGAACCCCATTCTAACAGCTTCTGGTACTTTCGGTTATGGGTTGGAGTTTGCTCCATTTCAAGATCTCAATGAGCTAGGTGGATTTATAGTCAAAGGGACTACACTGCACCCGCGACAAGGAAATCCATACCCTCGTATGGCAGAGACAACGGCTGGTATGCTTAACTGTGTAGGTCTACAAAACAAGGGCGTGGACTACCTGATAGAGCATATCCTACCTGAGATAAGTCACTATGATACAGAGATTCTGGTCAATGTGAGTGGCTCTACGATCGAAGATTATGTCGCTTGTGCTGAGCGACTAAATGATCACCCGAAGGTGCGTGCTATCGAGCTAAATATCAGCTGTCCGAATGTAAAAGAGGGCGGCATGTCTTTTGGTGTCAATTGCGAGAGTGCCTACGAGGTGATTTCTGCAGTGCGAAAGGCTTACAAGGGGCATCTGATGGTCAAGCTTTCGCCCAATGTCACCGACATTACAGCGATCGCATGTGCTGCCGAAGAAGCTGGCGCTGACAGTCTTTCGCTTATCAATACGCTCCTCGGTATGGCTATTGATGTCAAGACGCGCAAACCTAAACTATCTACAATCACTGGAGGACTGAGCGGCCCTGCTGTCAAACCTATAGCCGTTCGTATGGTGTGGCAAGTGGCGCAGGCGGTATCGATACCAGTCATAGGATTAGGAGGTATCGCTACTATCGAAGATGTAATCGAATTCCTACTAGCAGGTGCTACAGCCGTGCAAGTTGGCACCTACAACTTCGTCGAGCCTGACATAGCCTCTAAGCTTGTTCTCCAGCTATCTAACTATCTCGAAGAAAATCACATCTCAGATGTCCAAGAACTGATCGGAGCCTTATCGATTTAA
- a CDS encoding fimbria major subunit: protein MKLLSKTKDSQKQKSHQQMAMNILQKATPKHQRLNDYVTLRLISLVVCMSVLLLGSCRKSPKAINPVATEGNLTIRLNCLGADLRADENDPMSAVEKLDLYFFSSESEPAERTMVAHRTFSKAEVTTKAPLSISLPVSSYYLVAVLNGTPAIQSTFGQGLSWSKLFEPTYKLVDLYTKSGNKVTSVVWSNDQGPIQIEERAFDKGASSVQVTLTRAIARVRLFGEPKVPQYMSIDLTNGGTFRVGCQARVAFLMRELAPLIGGAGNTMEKPGDASSFANRYAYSPGYHEIASSNKSNQEDLFKTYRSVNGSNSIFNIETLKLVPKTINECDLAQSGYYVSETTVDPDHNTYYFLPAVLIGYKLYPASLDAIGDFKSDEGWVSFNGNYYRGRDFVTYLKAIYERNKKTTGSSKPTVTAPVGYPKSLQDVCEDFVATQGDKMIIPGTKYQGELYPIDYKGLRYYLKSYNYYYLPVQHAPTQERYGHYGIVRNNDYRIEITSISDFGTPVLMKPADHPNEYIPKQPITATLTLTPLEEHDNKANL from the coding sequence ATGAAGCTACTATCAAAGACTAAAGACAGTCAGAAACAAAAGTCTCATCAACAAATGGCGATGAACATTTTGCAAAAAGCAACGCCCAAGCATCAAAGGCTCAACGACTATGTAACGCTTAGACTCATCTCACTAGTGGTGTGTATGAGTGTACTGCTACTGGGATCATGTCGTAAGTCGCCCAAGGCTATCAATCCTGTAGCTACAGAAGGCAACTTGACGATACGGCTGAACTGCTTAGGGGCAGATCTCAGAGCTGATGAAAACGATCCTATGTCCGCTGTTGAGAAATTAGATTTATACTTTTTTTCGAGCGAGTCTGAGCCAGCAGAGCGAACTATGGTGGCTCACCGCACATTTAGCAAAGCTGAAGTAACAACTAAGGCTCCCCTATCTATATCGTTGCCCGTATCTTCTTATTATTTAGTCGCCGTACTTAATGGCACGCCAGCTATTCAAAGTACGTTTGGTCAGGGGCTATCGTGGAGTAAACTCTTTGAACCAACATACAAACTTGTCGATCTATACACAAAGTCAGGAAACAAAGTTACGTCTGTCGTGTGGAGTAATGATCAAGGCCCTATACAGATTGAAGAGCGTGCCTTTGACAAAGGAGCCTCTTCGGTACAAGTAACGCTCACACGAGCGATCGCCCGTGTAAGATTGTTTGGAGAGCCTAAAGTTCCTCAGTATATGTCGATTGACTTAACCAATGGCGGAACGTTTAGGGTTGGATGTCAAGCTCGTGTAGCGTTTTTGATGCGTGAGCTAGCGCCACTCATCGGAGGTGCGGGAAATACTATGGAAAAGCCTGGAGATGCTTCTAGTTTTGCCAATCGATACGCTTATTCCCCAGGTTATCACGAGATCGCCAGTAGTAATAAGAGTAATCAAGAGGATCTTTTTAAAACTTACAGATCTGTCAATGGGAGTAACTCGATCTTCAATATAGAGACTCTCAAGCTCGTGCCCAAGACAATCAATGAGTGTGATCTTGCTCAATCTGGATATTACGTTTCCGAAACAACGGTTGATCCCGATCACAACACTTATTACTTCCTGCCAGCCGTGCTCATTGGGTACAAGCTTTATCCTGCTAGCTTGGATGCCATTGGAGACTTTAAGTCAGACGAGGGATGGGTTAGCTTTAATGGAAACTACTATCGTGGGCGTGACTTTGTCACTTATCTAAAAGCCATCTACGAGCGCAATAAGAAGACTACGGGAAGTTCTAAGCCTACCGTAACTGCACCAGTAGGTTATCCAAAGAGTTTACAAGATGTATGCGAAGATTTTGTAGCTACTCAAGGTGATAAGATGATCATTCCAGGAACTAAATACCAGGGAGAATTGTATCCTATCGATTACAAAGGATTGCGCTACTACCTGAAGAGCTACAACTACTATTACTTACCCGTTCAGCACGCACCCACTCAAGAGCGTTATGGGCACTACGGCATCGTTCGAAACAACGATTACCGCATCGAGATCACAAGCATTTCAGACTTTGGCACTCCGGTTTTGATGAAACCAGCGGATCATCCTAATGAGTACATACCTAAGCAACCCATCACTGCTACGCTAACGCTCACGCCCCTTGAAGAGCACGATAATAAAGCCAATTTGTAG
- a CDS encoding NAD(P)H-dependent flavin oxidoreductase, with protein MKNRLCNLLGIQYPIIAGGMVWCSGWRLASAVSNAGGLGLLGAGSMYPEVLREHIACCREASDRPFGVNVPLLYPDIDTLIEIIVEEQVPIVVTSAGSPKRFTPLLHEHGIKVMHVVSSTKFAVKCQEAGVDAVIAEGFEAGGHNGREETTTMALIPAVAQAIDLPLVAAGGIASGRSILAAQSLGADGVQIGTLFALSEESSAHEDFKEACVKSDEGDTILTLKELAPTRLLKNDFYQQVATLQARGASADELRELLGRARAKRGIFEGDLEEGELEIGQVAAQIEQVQPVAQIFENLIAEYNAARAELIDMNWTNC; from the coding sequence ATGAAGAATAGACTCTGCAACCTACTAGGCATACAATACCCGATCATCGCCGGCGGCATGGTCTGGTGTAGCGGTTGGCGACTAGCCTCGGCTGTGAGCAACGCGGGGGGGCTGGGTCTCCTTGGGGCTGGCTCTATGTACCCAGAGGTGCTGCGAGAGCATATAGCTTGCTGCCGTGAGGCTTCGGATCGACCTTTTGGGGTCAATGTACCATTGCTTTACCCGGATATCGATACGTTGATAGAGATCATCGTCGAGGAGCAGGTGCCTATCGTGGTCACCTCGGCAGGTAGTCCCAAGCGCTTTACTCCGCTTCTCCATGAGCATGGTATCAAGGTAATGCACGTGGTCAGCAGTACGAAGTTTGCGGTCAAGTGCCAAGAGGCAGGTGTCGATGCCGTGATCGCAGAAGGCTTTGAGGCGGGTGGTCACAACGGCCGTGAGGAGACGACAACGATGGCTCTGATACCAGCTGTGGCTCAGGCTATTGACCTACCCCTAGTAGCGGCTGGTGGAATTGCTTCGGGACGCTCCATATTGGCTGCTCAGAGCCTAGGTGCCGATGGCGTGCAGATTGGGACACTCTTTGCGCTAAGTGAGGAGAGTAGTGCGCATGAAGACTTCAAGGAGGCGTGTGTCAAGAGTGACGAGGGAGACACGATATTGACCCTCAAGGAGCTCGCTCCTACACGCTTGCTGAAGAACGACTTTTACCAACAGGTGGCTACCCTGCAAGCTCGGGGAGCCTCTGCCGATGAGCTGCGAGAGCTACTAGGGCGAGCTAGGGCTAAGCGGGGTATCTTCGAGGGGGATCTCGAGGAGGGTGAGCTAGAGATAGGTCAGGTGGCTGCACAGATAGAGCAGGTGCAACCAGTGGCTCAGATCTTCGAAAATCTTATTGCTGAGTACAATGCAGCTCGTGCGGAGCTGATCGATATGAACTGGACAAATTGCTAA
- the dapA gene encoding 4-hydroxy-tetrahydrodipicolinate synthase codes for MYDKYTYHPYRHLTGAGVALITPFLENGQVDSASLSRLTEHVVSGGCDFVVLLGTTGESPTVVYPERLLLIDVVRRAIDGRCPLVIGVGSNNTQDLCQRMSDPIYDNVDAILSVVPYYNKPTQEGLYLHFMAVAEASKKPIILYNIPSRTGCDLLPETVARLQRDSAKIIGIKEASGHVERIGEIRELCRPDLLVYSGDDHLTKDIIRAGGDGVVSVVANAYPQAIKALVSALITEQREQADEIDALFTEMYQLLFKEGNPVGIKGLLHTIQLIETSAVRLPLCHATEQLTSRLHKLHEELLVPMQQLGIEPRL; via the coding sequence ATGTACGACAAGTATACTTACCATCCTTATCGCCATCTGACGGGTGCTGGTGTGGCGTTGATTACTCCTTTTCTAGAGAATGGGCAGGTGGACTCGGCTTCGCTGAGTCGTCTGACAGAGCATGTGGTCTCAGGCGGGTGCGACTTTGTGGTGCTCCTCGGCACTACGGGCGAGTCGCCTACGGTCGTTTACCCTGAGCGACTGCTACTGATCGATGTGGTGCGACGAGCCATCGATGGTCGCTGCCCGCTGGTGATCGGAGTCGGAAGTAATAATACGCAGGATCTCTGCCAGCGTATGAGTGACCCGATCTATGACAATGTCGATGCCATCCTCTCAGTGGTACCTTACTATAATAAGCCAACGCAGGAGGGGCTGTATCTGCACTTTATGGCTGTTGCCGAGGCGAGCAAGAAGCCTATCATACTATATAACATCCCCTCGCGTACCGGGTGCGATCTACTGCCCGAGACAGTAGCACGACTGCAGCGTGACTCGGCAAAGATTATCGGTATCAAGGAGGCTTCGGGGCATGTGGAGCGAATCGGAGAGATTCGTGAGCTATGCCGTCCTGATCTGCTCGTCTACTCGGGCGACGACCACCTGACGAAAGATATCATCCGTGCTGGAGGCGATGGAGTCGTCTCTGTCGTGGCAAATGCTTATCCTCAAGCGATCAAAGCACTTGTCTCAGCTCTGATTACGGAGCAGCGAGAGCAGGCGGATGAGATTGATGCACTCTTTACGGAGATGTATCAGTTGCTCTTTAAGGAGGGGAACCCCGTGGGCATCAAGGGGTTGCTCCATACCATTCAGCTCATAGAGACCAGTGCGGTGCGCCTGCCTCTGTGTCATGCTACGGAGCAACTCACGAGCCGACTACATAAGCTTCACGAGGAGCTCCTCGTACCCATGCAGCAGTTAGGAATAGAGCCCCGACTATGA
- the recF gene encoding DNA replication/repair protein RecF (All proteins in this family for which functions are known are DNA-binding proteins that assist the filamentation of RecA onto DNA for the initiation of recombination or recombinational repair.), whose protein sequence is MILSSLSVINFKNVATANCHFAPKLNCFFGGNGMGKTNLLDAIHYLSVVRGHLGTTDRYAIRQGAQEAIIQGEYLWDDGQEDKISLRISTERSKQLSRNGRLYKRHSDHIGRYPLVIISPHDQRLIRGGSDERRRSVDRILSQQDATYLANLINYNRALDQRNNMLRNQIHEPALMDILEETLATTGLAVTTMRQAYVEELVPTFDQIYQHLAAGVERAVLSFSAGSASTAEEQLRILRNGRQRDYEYGFTATGCHRDDFEMLLGEILMRKIGSEGQNKTYLIAYKLAEYRYLQQHLTNQTAPLLLLDDIFDKLDSDRVERIIELVATDTFGQIFITDTNRKYLDEIISSKQVPYRLFQIQKGSPTEVTAG, encoded by the coding sequence ATGATACTAAGCTCGCTGAGTGTCATCAACTTTAAGAATGTCGCCACGGCAAACTGTCACTTCGCCCCTAAGCTCAACTGCTTTTTCGGGGGCAATGGCATGGGCAAGACCAACCTCCTAGATGCTATCCACTACCTCTCGGTGGTGCGTGGGCATCTAGGCACGACCGATCGCTACGCCATACGCCAGGGGGCACAGGAGGCGATCATCCAGGGCGAGTACCTATGGGACGATGGTCAGGAGGACAAGATCAGTCTGCGTATCTCTACCGAGCGAAGCAAGCAACTCTCTCGCAATGGTCGTCTCTACAAGCGTCACAGTGATCACATAGGACGTTATCCGCTGGTCATCATATCGCCACATGACCAGAGGCTCATACGTGGAGGTAGTGACGAGCGCAGACGCTCCGTGGATCGTATTCTCTCACAGCAAGACGCAACCTATCTGGCGAACTTGATCAACTACAACAGAGCACTCGATCAGCGCAACAATATGCTGCGCAACCAGATCCACGAGCCTGCTCTGATGGATATCCTCGAGGAGACCTTAGCAACGACTGGACTGGCGGTCACCACGATGCGACAAGCTTATGTCGAGGAGCTCGTCCCTACCTTCGACCAGATCTATCAGCATCTAGCTGCGGGCGTAGAGCGTGCGGTTCTATCCTTTAGCGCAGGCAGTGCCAGCACCGCCGAGGAGCAGCTACGCATACTACGTAATGGTCGCCAGAGAGACTACGAGTATGGCTTCACAGCAACCGGCTGCCACAGAGATGACTTTGAGATGCTCCTCGGGGAGATCCTCATGCGCAAGATAGGATCCGAAGGGCAAAACAAAACTTACCTCATCGCTTACAAGCTGGCCGAGTACCGCTATCTGCAGCAGCACCTGACGAATCAGACCGCTCCCCTACTGCTCCTCGATGACATCTTTGACAAGCTAGACAGCGATCGTGTAGAGCGCATCATCGAGCTCGTCGCTACGGACACCTTCGGGCAGATTTTCATCACTGACACAAATCGCAAGTATCTCGATGAGATCATCTCCTCGAAGCAAGTCCCCTACCGCCTCTTCCAGATCCAAAAAGGCTCCCCCACAGAAGTCACAGCGGGGTAA